From the genome of Vibrio navarrensis, one region includes:
- a CDS encoding DNA topoisomerase family protein, whose protein sequence is MSSKIDHTLFSAHEHALEREPCPKCGGELVLKHGKHGPFLGCNHYPACDYIKALHHNDGHIVKELGVACPECGQELVLRQGRYGMFVGCSAYPQCHHIESINPVEPREQQVLFACPECGKGHLLERKNRFGKTFYACDQFPKCKFALNQAPVKRRCEQCGYALLVEKKSAHGVKYQCADRKCQHVQSSGTES, encoded by the coding sequence TTTCGGCGCATGAACACGCATTAGAGCGTGAGCCGTGCCCGAAATGCGGTGGAGAATTGGTGTTAAAGCACGGCAAACATGGTCCTTTCCTTGGCTGTAACCACTATCCCGCGTGTGATTACATCAAAGCGCTGCATCACAATGATGGCCATATCGTTAAAGAACTTGGCGTCGCCTGTCCAGAGTGTGGTCAAGAATTGGTGCTACGTCAGGGGCGTTATGGCATGTTTGTCGGTTGCAGTGCTTACCCGCAGTGCCATCATATCGAATCGATTAATCCAGTTGAACCCAGAGAGCAACAGGTGTTGTTCGCTTGCCCTGAATGTGGAAAAGGCCATTTGCTAGAACGGAAAAATCGCTTTGGTAAAACCTTCTATGCCTGCGATCAGTTCCCAAAATGTAAGTTCGCGCTCAATCAAGCCCCAGTAAAAAGGCGCTGTGAGCAATGCGGTTATGCTTTATTGGTGGAGAAGAAATCCGCTCACGGGGTGAAATATCAGTGCGCAGATCGTAAGTGCCAGCATGTGCAATCGAGTGGTACTGAATCTTAA